One window of the Primulina eburnea isolate SZY01 chromosome 18, ASM2296580v1, whole genome shotgun sequence genome contains the following:
- the LOC140819048 gene encoding uncharacterized protein: MSSYVGERRDVSWKEQTLDSIAAPPLPLTVFFVLFIMMMYFTNYSDYKETVERSKMGLRLYLFLVPLLVIVAANVLMLRHRWWRDWTSPAHEASAAGVGQDWSLPWGVVVVLVVVLVLIHYQPPFQSEPYRFVENHSPGLLLVF, from the coding sequence ATGAGTTCGTATGTCGGAGAAAGAAGGGACGTTAGCTGGAAGGAGCAAACCCTAGACTCCATTGCCGCCCCGCCTTTACCTTTGACGGTGTTCTTCGTGCTCTTCATAATGATGATGTACTTCACGAATTACTCGGATTACAAAGAGACTGTGGAGAGGAGCAAGATGGGGCTGAGACTTTACCTTTTTCTGGTGCCGCTGTTGGTGATTGTCGCGGCGAATGTGCTGATGCTCCGCCACAGGTGGTGGCGGGACTGGACGAGCCCGGCGCACGAGGCATCGGCGGCAGGGGTGGGGCAGGACTGGAGCCTGCCGTGGGGGGTGGTGGTGGTTCTGGTGGTGGTTCTTGTTTTGATCCATTACCAGCCCCCGTTTCAGTCAGAGCCATATAGATTTGTTGAGAATCATAGCCCTGGTTTGTTGTTggtattttga
- the LOC140819049 gene encoding uncharacterized protein, giving the protein MWSHNASKVFWPKADDEVLWDQARSWLQSLPPGSITTWADLVTKFLSKYFPPAKSAQLKIDITNFRQREFEVLYEAWERYKELLRKCPNHGYAEWVQIELFYNGLDGPTRGNVDAAAGGTIFSKTPDEAYELLEQMTINSYQWPSERSGVQRTAGVYAVDPITSLTAQVSALTAQIAAMNKPGQSTSDVALVIAAEEPVVEEAQYINNRGYGGYRGKPSFEDLVGTFVVESGKRMFKTESRLDNLETHMASIGATLKILESQVGQITKQLTSQPSGAVQKTADPHLREVNAIFIHHEEIEMIEGEKKKIDCTPSREDKKTPSKGNRGKKGMSSDFDQCIDISLLPYLQRFLQLKAEFQKKKSLEELKTLHTNSQSAEQEELASPRNLPKKMQDPGEFIVPCEIRGQSVEKAICDSGASINIMPSSLYEKIGLSRMKPTGLSLQMADRSIRTPLGIVEDVELKIDKIRLLADFVVLDMGNSQNVRTIFGRPFLATAGAIIELRQGKLILEVDGMKKIADTKPNRDKKT; this is encoded by the exons atgTGGAGTCACAACGCCTCGAAGGTCTTTTGGCCTAAAGCTGATGACGAGGTCTTGTG GGATCAGGCAAGGAGCTGGCTCCAATCTCTGCCGCCAGGGAGTATTACTACATGGGCAGATTTGGTTACAAAATTTCTGTCAAAGTATTTTCCTCCTGCCAAGTCTGCTCAGCTGAAAATAGACATCACTAACTTCAGGCAGAGGGAATTTGAAGTGTTATATGAGGCTTGGGAGAGATACAAAGAACTGCTCAGAAAATGTCCGAATCATGGATATGCAGAATGGGTTCAGATTGAGCTCTTTTACAATGGTCTGGATGGGCCAACTAGAGGCAATGTGGATGCAGCCGCCGGAGGTACTATTTTTTCTAAAACACCTGATGAAGCTTATGAATtacttgaacagatgaccatcaacagttatcagtggccaaGTGAGAGATCAGGAGTACAGAGAACAGCTGGAGTGTATGCCGTAGACCCGATCACATCACTGACTGCACAGGTTTCGGCATTGACAGCACAAATTGCAGCGATGAACAAGCCAGGCCAATCTACGTCTGATGTAGCTTTGGTAATTGCTGCGGAAGAGCCAGTTGTGGAAGAAGCTCAGTACATTAACAATCGTGGCTATGGAGGCTAcagag gaAAGCCATCATTTGAAGATTTAGTGGGGACGTTTGTTGTTGAATCTGGTAAGAGGATGTTTAAGACTGAATCTAGACTTGACAACCTTGAGACACACATGGCGAGTATCGGTGCTACCCTGAAAATCCTTGAGTCGCAAGTTGGGCAGATAACCAAGCAACTCACGTCGCAACCATCAGGTGCAGTACAAAAGACTGCAGATCCACATCTGAGGGAAGTAAATGCTATCTTTATACATCATGAGGAAATTGAGATGATAGAaggagaaaagaaaaaaattgattgCACACCCAGCCGGGAGGATAAGAAGACTCCAAGCAAAGGAAACCGAGGTAAGAAAGGTATGAGTTCTGATTTTGATCAATGCATCgatatttctttacttccctaTCTCCAAAGATTTTTACAATTAAAGGctgaatttcaaaagaaaaaaagtcTTGAAGAACTCAAGACCTTACACACTAACAGTCAGTCTGCAGAGCAGGAAGAGTTGGCATCCCCAAGAAACCTTCCGAAGAAGATGCAAGACCCCGGAGAATTTATCGTACCATGTGAAATAAGGGGTCAATCAGTGGAAAAAGCTATCTGTGACTCAGGAGCGAGCATAAATATAATGCCAAGTTCTCTCTACGAGAAAATTGGACTGAGCAGGATGAAACCCACAGGACTAAGCTTACAGATGGCGGATAGATCGATCAGGACACCGCTGGGtattgtggaagatgttgaacttaAGATTGATAAAATAAGGCTTCTAGCAGATTTTGTGGTGCTTGACATGGGGAACAGTCAGAATGTTCGTACTATTTTCGGGCGACCATTTTTGGCTACTGCTGGAGCCATCATTGAATTGAGACAAGGAAAACTGATCTTGGAGGTTGATG gaatgaaGAAAATAGCGGACACAAAGCCGAATAGAGACAAGAAGACATAG
- the LOC140819050 gene encoding uncharacterized protein, whose protein sequence is MATIANYDVARIFIDNGSFVNVLLKSTLDQMNMEGFEFEPVSTPLYGFAGHVIPPLGQIVLPLSLGTDPRRITKMIAFTVVDTPSAYNGFLGRPALKDFRAVASTCHKKLNFHVGKEVGVLCDNQKVARRCYEGVVREEGKKRVWSLT, encoded by the coding sequence ATGGCCACCATTGCCAATTATGATGTGGCGAGaatatttattgataatggaagctTCGTGAACGTCTTGCTCAAGAGCACACTGGATCAAATGAATATGGAAGGATTTGAGTTTGAGCCGGTATCCACCCCGCTGTATGGGTTTGCAGGACACGTCATCCCGCCTTTGGGTCAGATTGTTCTTCCCCTATCCTTGGGGACTGATCCTCGGCGGATAACAAAGATGATAGCCTTCACTGTGGTAGATACCCCGTCAGCGTATAATGGATTCCTAGGACGGCCAGCCCTGAAGGATTTTAGAGCCGTAGCTTCCACTTGTCATAAGAAGCTTAATTTTCATGTGGGAAAAGAAGTTGGAGTCTTGTGCGACAACCAAAAAGTCGCGCGTCGGTGTTATGAAGGGGTAGTGAGGGAGGAAGGAAAAAAGCGCGTGTGGAGCTTaacatga
- the LOC140819469 gene encoding protein PSK SIMULATOR 2-like isoform X1, translating into MGGVCSGGTLKKRRNPPEPENDNTSRFSGKLKSMGSFGEHKNDDDSYPYPDGINVFGKLPPNLYDSGELYLSISRELKPSTPARTSHNKAPQSSFLGKAGIASLEIAVEVLDTLGSSMTNLNSGGFTTGVVSRGNRISILAFEVANTIVKGSNLLQSLSAENVKFLKSNILCSEGVQRLVSTDMDELLSIAAADKREEFDVFSREVVRFGNMCKDPQWHNLDRFFSKLDTDPEIHKQQREEAEITMLELTTLAQHTSELYHELHALDRFEQDYQRKLEEVDSLHLPRKGESLAMLQSELKHQRKLVKSSKKRSLWSKSLEQILEKLVDIVTFIHQDISDSFGDNGLVAAAKLSSNKNPERLGVAGLALHYANIITQIDNIASRPTSLPANVRDTLYNGLPPTVRTAIRSQLHVVASKSKLTVSLVKSEMEKTLQWLVPVAVDTTKAHQGFGWVGEWANNGNEFGKKTDAQNNLIRLQTLYHADKLKVESCILELVTWLHHLISLVRYRDNGHKPLPTTSPTRKEFSLYAKNIELHKYKISLEDRNLLEEVMKRRKPALGLSKSQEFGMVKTRKNKVWSLSRSTGSSPRRELNHPKADALDILDGLDSTFLAPRHDLI; encoded by the exons ATGGGAGGTGTGTGTTCTGGCGGAACGTTGAAAAAGAGAAGGAATCCACCGGAGCCCGAGAATGACAATACTTCGAGGTTTTCAGGGAAGCTCAAATCAATGGGGAGTTTTGGTGAGCATAAAAATGACGATGATTCCTATCCGTATCCTGATGGGATTAATGTTTTCGGAAAGCTGCCGCCGAATTTGTATGATTCCGGTGAGCTGTACCTGTCGATTTCCCGCGAACTGAAGCCATCAACACCAGCTAGAACCTCACACAACAAG GCACCTCAAAGCTCATTTCTGGGAAAGGCTGGCATAGCAAGCCTTGAAATTGCTGTGGAAGTTTTAGATACTCTAGGTAGCAGCATGACAAATTTAAATTCTGGTGGATTTACAACTGGCGTGGTTTCTAGGGGAAACAGAATTTCTATTCTGGCATTTGAAGTCGCTAATACAATTGTAAAAGGCTCAAACTTGCTGCAGTCTCTTTCAGCAGAAAATGTCAAGTTTCTTAAAAGCAATATTTTGTGTTCAGAAGGGGTGCAACGGTTGGTTTCCACAGATATGGATGAGCTTCTTAGCATTGCTGCTGCTGATAAGAG GGAGGAATTTGATGTCTTCTCTCGGGAGGTTGTCAGATTTGGAAACATGTGTAAAGACCCACAATGGCACAATCTTGACAGATTTTTCTCAAA GTTGGACACAGATCCGGAGATTCATAAGCAACAAAGAGAAGAGGCAGAAATTACCATGCTGGAACTTACCACTCTCGCTCAGCATACCTCC GAATTATATCACGAGTTGCATGCTTTGGACAGATTTGAGCAAGATTATCAGAGGAAGCTAGAGGAAGTAGATTCGTTGCATCTACCTCGAAAAG GAGAGAGTCTCGCAATGTTACAAAGTGAACTCAAGCACCAAAGAAAACTCGTGAAGAGCTCGAAAAAGAGATCTCTTTGGTCTAAAAGTTTGGAGCAG ATTTTGGAGAAGCTTGTTGACATAGTAACTTTCATTCATCAAGATATTTCAGATTCATTTGGAGATAATG GATTGGTGGCAGCTGCCAAGCTTTCTTCAAATAAAAATCCAGAAAGACTAGGCGTTGCTGGTCTTGCTTTACATTATGCTAACATAATTACACAAATCGATAACATT GCATCACGACCAACCTCACTTCCTGCAAATGTGAGAGATACATTGTACAATGGGTTACCTCCAACTGTCAGGACTGCTATTCGTTCCCAATTACATGTAGTTGCTTCCAAGAGTAAG CTCACTGTTTCTCTAGTCAAAtctgagatggaaaaaactctCCAGTGGCTTGTTCCAGTAGCTGTAGATACTACCAA AGCACATCAAGGGTTCGGATGGGTAGGAGAGTGGGCAAACAATGG TAATGAGTTTGGCAAGAAGACAGATGCACAAAACAATCTTATCCGCCTGCAGACACTCTATCATGCTGACAAACTAAAGGTGGAGTCATGCATTCTTGAGCTAGTAACGTGGCTTCATCATCTCATCAGCCTTGTAAGATATAGAGATAATGGACATAAACCTCTGCCTACAACTTCGCCGACTCGTAAAGAATTTAGCTTATATGCCAAAAACATCGAGCTTCATAAATACAAAATTTCTTTAGAGGACAGAAATCTTTTGGAAGAGGTCATGAAAAGGAGGAAGCCAGCTCTCGGGCTAAGCAAAAGCCAAGAGTTTGGAATGGTGAAGACgagaaaaaataaagtttggtCATTGAGTAGGAGCACAGGCAGCTCCCCACGCAGAGAATTGAATCATCCGAAGGCTGATGCTTTGGATATACTCGACGGGCTTGACTCAACCTTTTTAGCTCCTAGACATGATCTTATATGA
- the LOC140819469 gene encoding protein PSK SIMULATOR 2-like isoform X2: MGGVCSGGTLKKRRNPPEPENDNTSRFSGKLKSMGSFGEHKNDDDSYPYPDGINVFGKLPPNLYDSGELYLSISRELKPSTPARTSHNKAPQSSFLGKAGIASLEIAVEVLDTLGSSMTNLNSGGFTTGVVSRGNRISILAFEVANTIVKGSNLLQSLSAENVKFLKSNILCSEGVQRLVSTDMDELLSIAAADKREEFDVFSREVVRFGNMCKDPQWHNLDRFFSKLDTDPEIHKQQREEAEITMLELTTLAQHTSELYHELHALDRFEQDYQRKLEEVDSLHLPRKGESLAMLQSELKHQRKLVKSSKKRSLWSKSLEQILEKLVDIVTFIHQDISDSFGDNGLVAAAKLSSNKNPERLGVAGLALHYANIITQIDNIASRPTSLPANVRDTLYNGLPPTVRTAIRSQLHVVASKKLTVSLVKSEMEKTLQWLVPVAVDTTKAHQGFGWVGEWANNGNEFGKKTDAQNNLIRLQTLYHADKLKVESCILELVTWLHHLISLVRYRDNGHKPLPTTSPTRKEFSLYAKNIELHKYKISLEDRNLLEEVMKRRKPALGLSKSQEFGMVKTRKNKVWSLSRSTGSSPRRELNHPKADALDILDGLDSTFLAPRHDLI, encoded by the exons ATGGGAGGTGTGTGTTCTGGCGGAACGTTGAAAAAGAGAAGGAATCCACCGGAGCCCGAGAATGACAATACTTCGAGGTTTTCAGGGAAGCTCAAATCAATGGGGAGTTTTGGTGAGCATAAAAATGACGATGATTCCTATCCGTATCCTGATGGGATTAATGTTTTCGGAAAGCTGCCGCCGAATTTGTATGATTCCGGTGAGCTGTACCTGTCGATTTCCCGCGAACTGAAGCCATCAACACCAGCTAGAACCTCACACAACAAG GCACCTCAAAGCTCATTTCTGGGAAAGGCTGGCATAGCAAGCCTTGAAATTGCTGTGGAAGTTTTAGATACTCTAGGTAGCAGCATGACAAATTTAAATTCTGGTGGATTTACAACTGGCGTGGTTTCTAGGGGAAACAGAATTTCTATTCTGGCATTTGAAGTCGCTAATACAATTGTAAAAGGCTCAAACTTGCTGCAGTCTCTTTCAGCAGAAAATGTCAAGTTTCTTAAAAGCAATATTTTGTGTTCAGAAGGGGTGCAACGGTTGGTTTCCACAGATATGGATGAGCTTCTTAGCATTGCTGCTGCTGATAAGAG GGAGGAATTTGATGTCTTCTCTCGGGAGGTTGTCAGATTTGGAAACATGTGTAAAGACCCACAATGGCACAATCTTGACAGATTTTTCTCAAA GTTGGACACAGATCCGGAGATTCATAAGCAACAAAGAGAAGAGGCAGAAATTACCATGCTGGAACTTACCACTCTCGCTCAGCATACCTCC GAATTATATCACGAGTTGCATGCTTTGGACAGATTTGAGCAAGATTATCAGAGGAAGCTAGAGGAAGTAGATTCGTTGCATCTACCTCGAAAAG GAGAGAGTCTCGCAATGTTACAAAGTGAACTCAAGCACCAAAGAAAACTCGTGAAGAGCTCGAAAAAGAGATCTCTTTGGTCTAAAAGTTTGGAGCAG ATTTTGGAGAAGCTTGTTGACATAGTAACTTTCATTCATCAAGATATTTCAGATTCATTTGGAGATAATG GATTGGTGGCAGCTGCCAAGCTTTCTTCAAATAAAAATCCAGAAAGACTAGGCGTTGCTGGTCTTGCTTTACATTATGCTAACATAATTACACAAATCGATAACATT GCATCACGACCAACCTCACTTCCTGCAAATGTGAGAGATACATTGTACAATGGGTTACCTCCAACTGTCAGGACTGCTATTCGTTCCCAATTACATGTAGTTGCTTCCAAGA AGCTCACTGTTTCTCTAGTCAAAtctgagatggaaaaaactctCCAGTGGCTTGTTCCAGTAGCTGTAGATACTACCAA AGCACATCAAGGGTTCGGATGGGTAGGAGAGTGGGCAAACAATGG TAATGAGTTTGGCAAGAAGACAGATGCACAAAACAATCTTATCCGCCTGCAGACACTCTATCATGCTGACAAACTAAAGGTGGAGTCATGCATTCTTGAGCTAGTAACGTGGCTTCATCATCTCATCAGCCTTGTAAGATATAGAGATAATGGACATAAACCTCTGCCTACAACTTCGCCGACTCGTAAAGAATTTAGCTTATATGCCAAAAACATCGAGCTTCATAAATACAAAATTTCTTTAGAGGACAGAAATCTTTTGGAAGAGGTCATGAAAAGGAGGAAGCCAGCTCTCGGGCTAAGCAAAAGCCAAGAGTTTGGAATGGTGAAGACgagaaaaaataaagtttggtCATTGAGTAGGAGCACAGGCAGCTCCCCACGCAGAGAATTGAATCATCCGAAGGCTGATGCTTTGGATATACTCGACGGGCTTGACTCAACCTTTTTAGCTCCTAGACATGATCTTATATGA
- the LOC140819469 gene encoding protein PSK SIMULATOR 2-like isoform X3 translates to MGSFGEHKNDDDSYPYPDGINVFGKLPPNLYDSGELYLSISRELKPSTPARTSHNKAPQSSFLGKAGIASLEIAVEVLDTLGSSMTNLNSGGFTTGVVSRGNRISILAFEVANTIVKGSNLLQSLSAENVKFLKSNILCSEGVQRLVSTDMDELLSIAAADKREEFDVFSREVVRFGNMCKDPQWHNLDRFFSKLDTDPEIHKQQREEAEITMLELTTLAQHTSELYHELHALDRFEQDYQRKLEEVDSLHLPRKGESLAMLQSELKHQRKLVKSSKKRSLWSKSLEQILEKLVDIVTFIHQDISDSFGDNGLVAAAKLSSNKNPERLGVAGLALHYANIITQIDNIASRPTSLPANVRDTLYNGLPPTVRTAIRSQLHVVASKSKLTVSLVKSEMEKTLQWLVPVAVDTTKAHQGFGWVGEWANNGNEFGKKTDAQNNLIRLQTLYHADKLKVESCILELVTWLHHLISLVRYRDNGHKPLPTTSPTRKEFSLYAKNIELHKYKISLEDRNLLEEVMKRRKPALGLSKSQEFGMVKTRKNKVWSLSRSTGSSPRRELNHPKADALDILDGLDSTFLAPRHDLI, encoded by the exons ATGGGGAGTTTTGGTGAGCATAAAAATGACGATGATTCCTATCCGTATCCTGATGGGATTAATGTTTTCGGAAAGCTGCCGCCGAATTTGTATGATTCCGGTGAGCTGTACCTGTCGATTTCCCGCGAACTGAAGCCATCAACACCAGCTAGAACCTCACACAACAAG GCACCTCAAAGCTCATTTCTGGGAAAGGCTGGCATAGCAAGCCTTGAAATTGCTGTGGAAGTTTTAGATACTCTAGGTAGCAGCATGACAAATTTAAATTCTGGTGGATTTACAACTGGCGTGGTTTCTAGGGGAAACAGAATTTCTATTCTGGCATTTGAAGTCGCTAATACAATTGTAAAAGGCTCAAACTTGCTGCAGTCTCTTTCAGCAGAAAATGTCAAGTTTCTTAAAAGCAATATTTTGTGTTCAGAAGGGGTGCAACGGTTGGTTTCCACAGATATGGATGAGCTTCTTAGCATTGCTGCTGCTGATAAGAG GGAGGAATTTGATGTCTTCTCTCGGGAGGTTGTCAGATTTGGAAACATGTGTAAAGACCCACAATGGCACAATCTTGACAGATTTTTCTCAAA GTTGGACACAGATCCGGAGATTCATAAGCAACAAAGAGAAGAGGCAGAAATTACCATGCTGGAACTTACCACTCTCGCTCAGCATACCTCC GAATTATATCACGAGTTGCATGCTTTGGACAGATTTGAGCAAGATTATCAGAGGAAGCTAGAGGAAGTAGATTCGTTGCATCTACCTCGAAAAG GAGAGAGTCTCGCAATGTTACAAAGTGAACTCAAGCACCAAAGAAAACTCGTGAAGAGCTCGAAAAAGAGATCTCTTTGGTCTAAAAGTTTGGAGCAG ATTTTGGAGAAGCTTGTTGACATAGTAACTTTCATTCATCAAGATATTTCAGATTCATTTGGAGATAATG GATTGGTGGCAGCTGCCAAGCTTTCTTCAAATAAAAATCCAGAAAGACTAGGCGTTGCTGGTCTTGCTTTACATTATGCTAACATAATTACACAAATCGATAACATT GCATCACGACCAACCTCACTTCCTGCAAATGTGAGAGATACATTGTACAATGGGTTACCTCCAACTGTCAGGACTGCTATTCGTTCCCAATTACATGTAGTTGCTTCCAAGAGTAAG CTCACTGTTTCTCTAGTCAAAtctgagatggaaaaaactctCCAGTGGCTTGTTCCAGTAGCTGTAGATACTACCAA AGCACATCAAGGGTTCGGATGGGTAGGAGAGTGGGCAAACAATGG TAATGAGTTTGGCAAGAAGACAGATGCACAAAACAATCTTATCCGCCTGCAGACACTCTATCATGCTGACAAACTAAAGGTGGAGTCATGCATTCTTGAGCTAGTAACGTGGCTTCATCATCTCATCAGCCTTGTAAGATATAGAGATAATGGACATAAACCTCTGCCTACAACTTCGCCGACTCGTAAAGAATTTAGCTTATATGCCAAAAACATCGAGCTTCATAAATACAAAATTTCTTTAGAGGACAGAAATCTTTTGGAAGAGGTCATGAAAAGGAGGAAGCCAGCTCTCGGGCTAAGCAAAAGCCAAGAGTTTGGAATGGTGAAGACgagaaaaaataaagtttggtCATTGAGTAGGAGCACAGGCAGCTCCCCACGCAGAGAATTGAATCATCCGAAGGCTGATGCTTTGGATATACTCGACGGGCTTGACTCAACCTTTTTAGCTCCTAGACATGATCTTATATGA